In the genome of Ictalurus punctatus breed USDA103 chromosome 3, Coco_2.0, whole genome shotgun sequence, the window CGTTTTATACAACGCCATCATCTCCGAAAACACCttcgcattcacacaggagagaagccgtatcagtgctcacaATGTGAGAAGAGTTTTGGGTACAAAACTGGTCTTAAacgacaccagcgcattcacacaggagagaagccgcaTCAGTGCTCACAATGTGAGAAGAGTTTTAGTGAACGGTATACCCTTAAACGACACCAgcatgttcacacaggagagaagccgtttTTCTGCTCACAGAGTGGAAAGAGTTTTTCTCACCCAAGCAATTTGCAAgcacaccagcgcattcacacaggagagaagccgtatcagtgctcacaATGTGAGAAGAGTTTTAGTGAACGGTATACCCTTAAACGACACCAgcatgttcacacaggagagaagccgtttttctgctcacagtgtggaaagagtttttcTCACCCAAGCAATTTGCAAgcacaccagcgcattcacacaggagagaagccgtatcagtgctcacaATGTGAGAAGAGTTTTAGTGAACGGTATACCCTTAAACGACACCAgcatgttcacacaggagagaagccgtttttctgctcacagtgtggaaagagtttttcTCACCCAAGCAATTTGCAAgcacaccagcgcattcacacaggagagaagccgtatcagtgctcacaATGTGAGAAGAGTTTTAGTGAATGGCATACTCTTAAACAACACCAgcgtattcacacaggagagaagccgtttttctgctcacagtgtggaaagagtttttcTCACCCAAGCAGTTTGCGAGCacatcagcgcattcacacaggagagaagccgtatcaatGTTCACAGTGTGGGAGTCGTTTTATACAACGCGATCAGCTCCGAATACACCTTCGCATTCACACAGGACTAAAGCCATATCCATGCTCACACTGTGAGAAGAGTTTTGCTCAACAAAGCAATATGAAAgcacaccagcgcattcacacaggagagaagccgtatcagtgctcacaatgtgggaagagttttggGTACAAAACTGGTCTTAAacgacaccagcgcattcacacaggagagaagccgcaTCAGTGCTCACAATGTGAGAAGAGTTTTAGTGAACGGCGTATTCTTAAACAACACCAGCgtgttcacacaggagagaagccgtttttctgctcacagtgtggaaagagtttttcTCACCCAAGCAGTTTTCAAGCacatcagcgcattcacacaggagagaagccgtatcaatGTTCACAGTGTGGGAGTCGTTTTGCACAAAACAGTTATCTCCAAAAACACCTTCACATTCACACGGGAGTGAAGCCATATCCATGCCCACACtgtgagaagagttttactcaACAAGGCAATCTGCAAgcacaccagcgcattcacacaggagaaaagccataTCAATGCCCACACtgtgagaagagttttactcaACAAGGCCATCTGCAAGCACACcagcacattcacacaggagaaaagccataTCCATGCCCACACTGTGAGAAGAGTTTTAGGGACGGGAGTAGTTTTAAACGACACCAGCGTGTTCACACATGAGAGAAGTCATTTTTGTGCTCcaagtgtgggaagagtttctTGGttgtaaatgtgttaaaaacatATACACTGAATTTGTAATCCTGATTTTATACTTACAATAAAACACATTCGATTTTTTGTCACCTTAAGAGCACTGGTAGGCACTCGCATCTCACCTTGTACCATAATATTGTtacttttctttaatatatTGCAACAAGACTTTGGAGAATGCAGTCGTGTCCTACTGtatatgatttttatttgtatagaatCACAAAGCTTTCTACTACTTTCTAATAACATGGTGTACATAAACAAAGTATACTCTCAGAGTAAATACTCTGAGTATTTACTAGCAATTTCAGTTATATCAACGCATTAGAAATGGGTGTAGATACAGCATATTTCTGTTGCATGTGGGGCAGATTTATAAACTCGTTCATACATCCTTATTGGAAGAATACCTGCACTGCATGATAACATCCTAAAGAATCGCATAAATCTTCTATAAAGCAATGCTAAAAATGTATGAAGAAACATTATTTATTCAGCTGAACTAAGAGCTTCTTAAATAGTTTAAACCTGTAAAGGAATAGAATTTCATAATAGTTGCATTACCATAACCTCAAATAAGGATCATCTATGTTTTGATATGAAGAAGATATTGTAGGTTAAATCCACTCTCGAAAGTGTAACAATGTAGCCTGATGCCAgttggattgtgtgtgtgtgtgtgtggaggcatCAATACATTAATTGAGATGATTATAAGTCATTGGAGAAAAACTCCAGAAGAACATCTGATTGAGCCAATATTATAGCTACACCAGCacagatcatttaaaaaaatgtgaagggAAAACTTCAAATAATGACACCAATTAGCACAAATTTACCATGTGATGTTTGCACCTTATACTGAGTGTGTTTGGGAAACATGGCAAACATATTATCTTATTATACAGTTTGCAGCAACTATAGTTGTTGGGGGCGGTATAAATACAAACTACTCATTATTTATAATAGCTAATAGGCTTTCTTCTAATAGCTGTATATACTATTGATGTATATACTTAATAAAATGATCTGACTCCATAACTCACTTCAAGTTATATAACTTATACAAGTCTtgacttgtgtaaaaatcttgTGCATCAAAAATAGTCCTTTCCACTACAAAAATATTCATGGTTGTAGATAATTTTTTCCAcaggtttacaaaaaaaatacagctcaTTTTGTAGTTTtgaagtgcttcagttaaaaaaaaagacttttaaagCTTAGTAGTAAGAAGAAAAAACTCCAGGTAGGTATTgacattgatatatatatatatatatatatatatatatatatatatatatatatatatatatatatatatatatatatatatatatatatatataaaatattttatcattatatatatatatatatatatatatatatatatatatatatatatatatatatatatatatataaaatattttatcattataTAGTTACATAACAAAAcgttatataaattaaaaaatatatattctgtttTAAGTAAaagggttaaacaataaatcatGTATTAGACTTAATTTATGGTATGATAAAAGTTTAAGGTAACATTTAAGGTAAGGTAAAGTACAAGGTAACCGTTTATTTTGTCCTTATTCGGATTGACTCGAGTTTCAGGCAGCATTTAGCAAATCACACGCGAAATCTCGCGAGAAGAGGTGAGATTAAATATGGCGGCGCCCTGCTGATATGCTTCTGGTCTGCTGCTGATGACTTTGCTTGCtgaaaaccaacaaacaaaaatttcAAATTTCGCGGAACTCGTGCAGTTGCTTTACTGAATATTTAATGATGGAGACACGCAGATCTAAAGTTTCAGATAACCCTGGGAAACTAGAGAAACACGTTGACGATGTGAATACAAGCCCTGCCCAGGTGAGTTTCCTGCTATCTGGAGCTTCAGTTGATACGGAGCCCCTAAAGGGACATGGCGGAACACAGGGTTCgcgaaaacacaacacagactTCTGCGCGGTGGTTCGCGCTTGTATCTTCACATCACTTGAGTAATTTTTTCGTCGAAACAATGCTCTTTCGCGTAATATCCTTTTCATGTGTCTTTCATTTACGTCAGAACCGTGCCTCGAACTAAACACAGACcgtatttctttatatttgagtCCAAGTTGAAAATAAAACTATGAACCGCTCCATTGTGAACCTACGGTGCTGCCTGAACCACCCCTAGCGggggaaacaggaagtgtttgaCCGAACTCAACAGGTTTTGCAAGGGAACGCAAAagctttaaaataattaaaaaaaaaatctcccatCCCAattttttccaccaccatgtccctTTAGGGGCTCCGTAAATTGATGCATAGAGTCAACTAAAGTGATTATTATATGGACAGAAAACGCAGCATTATATTCCCACTGTCCAATCTCTATCTGGAAGAAGGTATAAATTCATCAAAGAAAACAAGTTTCCTTTCATCTTTCAGgccagaaaataaatgctgatcAATTAAACTGTCCTAATTTGATTGACTGATGTGTATAGATGTTTTGGTagatatcatttattattattcatttgtaGGATATCTAATGTCTTATGTCCCAAGTTATTTTACACTATTGtgttattttaaacaatatttattcCCTGctacattacatttcattatactgtacacccctgtatatgtataatgtagagctgcaacaactaatcgataataatgattgtgaaaatcgttgtcaacgaatctcattatcgatcagttggtctgcgcgcggtacatttactcattacgttacttctgttccgagaACActcttcagagagtaaataagTTGTCCGAAATGACGTAGCCTACTGTACACTAACACTGCACTACGTACCTTATCGTCTAGTGCTGTGTTTCcgcggacccctagtggtcagtggtgtaattgcagggagTCTgtaggaaagttttttttttttttaattatatatatatatataatgtgtatgtgtgtgtgtgtgtgtgtatatatatgtgtgtgtgtgtatatgtatgtatatatatgtatatgtgtgtgtatcaaaatatattcaaatgagatgttttaaaatgaatcaatttggttattcacGTGCATTGAcatcacgttagctgagctgacaatcgttcattgatggatttgttctacatttatttacaaattaaatgataaTTTGTAAAAACCTTTTGAGCGGTAGACAAGTGTCGCATTGATgggtaaaataaacaaaaggtcattcagagaaccaaattaaatgtcacaccaacaataaaatgtaattgaacctgGTATTTGAACCAAATTCCTTGGGGAATGACAGGTTCTACCAATCAACCAGGGATTGCTAGGCCTGTAGaatcagtgctttttgtgtatccataaaaagtaatgcataaacacacgcacacacacactatatgtatatactcCGTTACTTTGAGTCCTCtgcaacaaacacaaaacaaattatGCGTGCCTCAGGAGCCCTCTCTCCCTTTGCTAGCAGAGGATGGCCCTTTTATACACTCCCGTcggctgctggatggtggagagCGGCCACGCTGATTATTAGCCGCCAGTCGTGTATGTGTCCGCCTCGCTATCTCTTCAGCACCAAAGCGTGAGGAGCGCTCtttcacagcatttttattacatttatgagtGTAACTGAAATGAATAAGAACTATATTTAAACTTGACAGTGTAATCCgaatataaaagtgcagtagcCCATGCCAATTGATATGATTTTTAAATCCGATCAATTGGTGTTCACGTTTGTCTTCTCATGCAGAAATTTTACACACACCCAGAAAAaaaggattttcatgaatatcaattttcttgtgtaaatgttcGTATGAATGATTTTCAGATTAatttgtatccagcttgataaatgggGCCCATTGTGAGAACTTTTTACTAAAAATAGTATTTTCAAAAACCATGAGCTTGTTCATGCAGGAGAAAAGTCATGTTACTGCTCACGGTGTGGGAAGTGCTTTGCACAGCAGAGTACTCTCAAATCACATCAGTGCATTCACACATGATAGAAGCTGTATTACTgttcacagtgtggaaagaatTTGTGTTGAATGTAATCTCAAAAAATACCAGCTCATTCAGAACGGGGAATGGTCATCCACTCTCAGTGAAAGTTCCCATCATTCCATTATACATTATGTTTTGATTCAGTAAAGATAATTTTACAGAGTGAAACATGATGGTAATTGGTTTCTGCTGTCTGAAAAGCCATAGAAGGACCTGGTAGCGGCAGAAGACTACACCTTAAAAGAAATATTTCGAATGTTTAAGTAGTTACTCAGTACTTAAACACAGACTACTCTTTACTTGGATgagcctaataataataataataatattaatatgttcaAAGGGCAAAAAATGAGGGAGACAGTCAATGATCTAAATTGGGAAAATGGGGAAACCAACACGAAACATGGGTTACAAAATGATGTTTAAGTGTCCCGAttcctgctgctgctttttatttctatattattttCATTGTCTCTGATGCTGCAGTATTAGTTTTCCCAATCCTTTCCCAAATATGAAAACAATAAGTAttaatttgtaataaaatataatgaaacaggcaattcattttaaatatccAATTTcagttattcttttttttttctcttccagaGAAGAATATCACCTCGTACTCTTGCGCTAACAACCCCGAGAAATGGATTCACAAAGAGAAGTGAAAGGATAAAAATCACTACAGCTCAGCGTGGAAAGAGTGTTACTCAGGAAAATGTTCTCAAGGGACACCAGAGCACTCgcacaggagagaaaccgtatgATTGTTCATGTTGTGGGAAAAGGTGTACTCGCCAGATTGATCTCCAAAGACACCAGAAAATTCACACAGGAAAGACGTATtgctgctcacagtgtgggaagaacTTTAAGCGTCCCGGTTGTCTCCGGCAACATCAGCGCATTCATAcgggagagaaaccgtatcagtGTTCGCAATGCGGGAGTGTTTTTACACAATACAGTTCTCTCCGACAACACCttcgcattcacacaggagagaagccgtatcactgctcgcagtgtgggaagagtttttctCAACAAAGCAATCTGCAAATGCACCTTCGctttcacacaggagagaagccgtatccaTGCTCCcaatgtgggaagagttttcGTGACAGGAGTAGTCTTAAACGACACCAGcccattcacacaggagagaagccatatcactgctcgcaatgtgggaagagttttagtgACAGACGTTATCTTAAACAACACCAGCGTGTTCACACAGCACAGAAGCACTTTttctgctcacagtgtggaaacaGTTTTTCTTACCAAAGCAGCCTGCAAgcacaccagcgcattcacacaggagagaagccgtatcagtgctcacaTTGTGGGAGTCGTTTTACACAACACAATTCTCTCCGAACACACCttcgcattcacacaggagagaagccgtatcactgctcgcaatgtgggaagagttttgctCATCAAAGCAATCTGCAAACGCACCTTcgcgttcacacaggagaaaagccgtatcaGTGCTCGCAATGTGGGACGAGTTTCAGTGAAAGGATTACTCTTAAacgacaccagcgcattcacacaggagagaaaccataTCGGTGTTCACAATGTGGGAGTGGTTTTACACAACACGGTCTGCTCCGAAAACACCTtcgcattcacactggagagaagccgtatcactgctcccaatgtgggaagagttttaatgAAAGGTGTACTCTTAAacgacaccagcgcattcacacaggagagaagccgtatcactgctcgcaatgtgggaagagttttgctCAACAAAGCAATCTGCaaacacaccagcgcattcacacaggagaaaagccacatcactgctcacagtgtagGATGAGTTTTAGTGACAAGAGTACTCTTAAACAACACCAGCGTGTTCActcaggagagaagccgtatcactgctggcaatgtgggaagagtttcGGTCAACGAAGCAGTCTGTGcaaacaccagcgcattcacacaggagaaaagccgtatcactgcttgcaatgtgggaagagttttactcaacAAAGCAGTCTGCaaacacaccagcgcattcacacaggagagaagccatatcagtgctcacactgtgggaagagttttagtgACAGGAGTAGTCTTAAACGACACCAGCGTGTTCACTCAGGAGAGAAGTTGTTTTGTGCTCCAAGTGTGGGAAAAGTTTCATggttgtaaaaatgtttaaaacacacaaatgtatacaCTGAATCTGTAATCCTGATTTCATGCTTAcagtaaaacactgatttttgtCACCTTAAGAGCACTGGTAGGCACTCGCATCTCACCTTGCCACCATGCCTTGGAGAATGCAGTCTTGTCCTACTGTATatggattttatttgtatagaatGACAAAGCTCTCTACTACTTTCTACTAACATGGTGTACGTAAATAAAGTATAGGGTAAAGTTAGCTAAAATGAGCCAGATAAGGTTGGAGCATCATAGCCTTTTaggtttttacagccaatcacaataACTGATCTTACATTGTTGCTACAACACTAGTTGACATTTAACAATAGTTTCTACACAGTGTTATATGAAGCATGTTAGAGAAATTGTATGTTAAGTGAACATGGCATAGTAAATTTCATTCATCACTAATAAGGGTGATAAAACAATTATAAGTAAGCTTACCAATGAAGCAAAAAGTCTATGAATAATGTTTTGACATgctcttttaaataaaacatttaaatgtaaaaataaactttgatttttgtgaaaaaaaaaagtcattttaggTAGTGGCCCATTTTAGCTTAACCAGCTAGCTAAAATGggccacatacacacactcttacacagaAATTACACAGAAATTGAGGGTGAAAATGGGTTCATAGGCCTAGATATATATccatacaaaatatttttttgatatTTTGCGTTGCAGACAGTATGCCAGGAGGACGggcaaagaaaggaaaaagagagagaagaaaagaaaggaaaaggaaggaagatGTCAATACCACCAGTGGAGAAAGGACAGAATGAGGCGTGCCATTAATGAATACCAGGAGATAGTTGAGAGGCCAAcattaaatgtttgctttttaGCAAGGGCTTGGAACATTCCAAAGACCACTTTGCATAGGCGCATTTCTGGCAAAGTTGCCGGCTCTGGCTATGCATCTGGGAGGAAGCAGTTCTTGTCAGTGGAATCTGAGAAAGAACTGGCCAATCTTATCAAGCTCCTCTCCAAAAGAGGCTTTCCCCCTTACCAAAAGAGATGTCCAGGGAATTGCATTTAATTATGTAAAGAGCAATAATATCAAAGGCTTCTCTGAAGTAAAAGGCACTGCTGGGTATTACTAGTATCTAAACTTTTTAAAGTGGAATCCAGACTTCAGCATCAGGACACCAGAGGCCCTTTCAGCAGCAAGAGCAGTAGGGCTGAACCCTGGTGTGGTAGGAAAGTGGTTTCAACAGTATGAAGACCTGCTGGAGGAACTTGAAATCAGACATGTTCAATCACATCTCTGGAATTGCTATGTATTTTGCCTGCAAGATCAGCTTTGTTCTACCCGTGTGGTTGGGGAGGTGGGTAAACCCTGTGTATAGGTAACTGCTAGGGAGAAAGGGGAGCCCACGACAGTCCTTGCAGCATTCAATGCAGGGTGTGCTGTTGTCAGTGCAACTCATGGTACcacgagagctgtggagaagatgtgtctttctattaaatgaaatatatttacggtGTTGTTGCTATCGCACACTGAACACAATAGTGccaatttactgttaaaattaaaatgatttcagttGAAATTACCTGTGTTGTTATCTGTTTATATTGGCCCATTTTATATGAACgttgtgttgtggctcaagaGGGTACCTGCCGATACTCTAACTctcatcattttaaaacaattatactttttcacatttttaaaagaaaattatattGAAGAGACCCATGctaatttataatatatatatatatatatatatatatatatatatatatatatatatatatatatatatatataattagatcTCATGCATAGCTTATTTGATggtattataaatcatttaacaAAAAGTAGCCCATTTTAGCTGACTTCACCCTACTCTCAGAGTAAATACTCTGAGTATTTACTAGCAATTTCAGTTATATCAATGCATTAGAAATGTGTGTAGATACAGCATATTTCCTTTGCATGTTGGGCAGATTTATAAACTAATTGTTCATACATCCTTATTGGAAGAATACCTGCACTGCATAACACATCCTTAAGCATCGCATAAATCTTCTATAAAGCAATGCTAAAGATATTTCAAGAAACATTATTTATTCAGATGAAATATGGGCTTCTTAAATAGTTTAAATCTGTATTGGAATGGAATTTCATAATGGTTGCATTACCATAACCTCAAATAAGGAGCATCTATGTTTCGATATGAAGAAGATATTGTAGATTAAATCCACTCTCAAAAATGTAACAATGTAGCCTGATGCCAGTTggcttgtgtgagtgtgtgtgtgtgtgtgtgtatgaaggcATCACTGCAGTGGTCCCTGTCCTATTTAATAGATGCTTGGTCTTAGAAGTAGAAGTTCATTTCGTGTATTAGACTTAATTTATGGTATGATAAAAGTTTAAGGTAACATTTAAGGTAAGGTAAAGTACAAGGTAACCGTTTATTTTGTCCTTATTCGGATTGACTCGAGTCTTCAGGTAGCAGTTATCACACGCGAAATCTCGCGAGAAGAGGTGAGATTAAATATGGCGGCACCCTTTTGCTGACATGCTTCTGGTCTGCTGCTGATGACTTTGCATGCtgaaaatcaacaaacaaaaattcCAAATTTCGCGGAACTCGTGCAGTTGCTTTGCTGAATATTTAATGATGGAGACACGCAGCTCTAAAGTTTCAGATTACTCTGGGAAACTAGAGAAACACGTGGACGATGTGAATACAAGCCCTGCCCAGGTGAGTTTCCTGCTATCTGAGCTTAAGTTGATGCATAGAGTCAACTAAAGTGATTATTATATAGACAGAAAACGCAGCATTATATTCCCACTGTCTAATCTCTATCTGGAAGAAGGTATAAATTCATCAAAGAAAACAAGTTTCCTTTCATCTTTCAGgccagaaaataaatgctgatcAACTAAACTGTCCTAATTTGATTGACTGATGTGTATAGATGTTTTGGTagatatcatttattattattattattatacatgtgTATGCTGTGTAATGTCTTATGTCCTAAGTTATTTTACACTATTGTGTTATTTTACACAATATTTAGACCCCGctacattacatttcattatactgtacaccgctgtatatgtataatgacaataaaacttCACTGAACAACACATTAGACTGTTGCCAAGTTTcagtcagacacacacatttaatgctATTGGCACAGTGACTGAATGTATGTGTGGACATCACAACTGTGATTGAAAAGTGAAGCCAAAATGTCTCTGAGGCCCAGTGGCTGGCTGCAGTACAATTTTTAACCCCATCCTTTTCTCACGTTAGTGTATGGGATAAGGACCCAAAATTGCAATTTAATTTACGGTACATCTCTACAAATTATTTTAGTAATTAGGAGTCGTGTTTTTGGTGTTTACAATTTCGGTTGACCTTCATATCTCAactgatatttttctttatacGATAAATACATATTATAGGAGTTTATTTGGTGATGCATGAAAGGGTGTGGCTGATTAGGCGATTGACAGCACACGCGTTCCAATACGGACTACATCTCACAGCATGCATGCTTCGGACCTAAACAAGTAGAGCGTCCACTACAAATATGGGTGGGCAAAACCTACTGTCCAACTGGCTGTATGTGCTTCAAGTACAGCTTTCACAAGAGGACGACTCCTATATAGACAGTGGGAGTGCATGATGCCAATGTTGTCCAATCATAAGTGATGCCTTGTTGGTCAGTGAGTGGGTGTTTAATAAAGGAAATCTGgcttttgtaaatgtaattggGTTaggccaggggttcccaaacttttccagggcaaggctccccaaatggcattaacatttgaccgaggccccccttttgtaagatgtctttaaaacacattaaaaatacagacttctgaatatatcccgctttttttattaataattgcatcttacatcttt includes:
- the LOC108263447 gene encoding zinc finger protein 271, which codes for MMETRRSKVSDNPGKLEKHVDDVNTSPAQRRISPRTLALTTPRNGFTKRSERIKITTAQRGKSVTQENVLKGHQSTRTGEKPYDCSCCGKRCTRQIDLQRHQKIHTGKTYCCSQCGKNFKRPGCLRQHQRIHTGEKPYQCSQCGSVFTQYSSLRQHLRIHTGEKPYHCSQCGKSFSQQSNLQMHLRFHTGEKPYPCSQCGKSFRDRSSLKRHQPIHTGEKPYHCSQCGKSFSDRRYLKQHQRVHTAQKHFFCSQCGNSFSYQSSLQAHQRIHTGEKPYQCSHCGSRFTQHNSLRTHLRIHTGEKPYHCSQCGKSFAHQSNLQTHLRVHTGEKPYQCSQCGTSFSERITLKRHQRIHTGEKPYRCSQCGSGFTQHGLLRKHLRIHTGEKPYHCSQCGKSFNERCTLKRHQRIHTGEKPYHCSQCGKSFAQQSNLQTHQRIHTGEKPHHCSQCRMSFSDKSTLKQHQRVHSGEKPYHCWQCGKSFGQRSSLCKHQRIHTGEKPYHCLQCGKSFTQQSSLQTHQRIHTGEKPYQCSHCGKSFSDRSSLKRHQRRHLRIHTGEKPYQCSQCGKSFTYRTTLKRHQLIHTGEKPYQCSQCGSGFTQRDSLRRHLRIHTGEKPYPCSQCEKSFRYKTGLEGHQRIHTGEKPYHCLQCGKSFIQHSGLQTHLRIHTGEKPYQCSQCGKSFSDGSSLKGHQRIHTGEKPYQCSQCGKSFSKRPNLIGHQRIHTGEKPYQCSQCGKSFSDRSSIECHLRIHTGEKPYQCSQCRKSFAQKGNLQTHLRVHTGEKPYHCSQCRSGFTQHSHLRQHLRIHTGEKPYPCSQCGNNFCDRCSLEGHQHVHTGHKQFFCSQCGKSFINQRSLQEHQRIHTGEKPYQCSHCGSGFTQHHHLQKHLRIHTGKKPYHCSQCEKSFSEGSSLKRHQRIHTGEKPYQCSHCGSGFTQHHHLQKYLRIHTGEKPYHCSQCGKSFSDRSNLKRHQRVHTGEKSFLCSKCGKTFVGRHLCCLMM